Proteins encoded within one genomic window of Lagenorhynchus albirostris chromosome 9, mLagAlb1.1, whole genome shotgun sequence:
- the LOC132525390 gene encoding diphthamide biosynthesis protein 3-like isoform X1 encodes MMAMFHDEVETEDFQHDEDSEKYFYPCPCGSNFCITKDQFTCGETVPAPSTNEELVKC; translated from the exons ATGATGGCGATGTTTCACGACGAGGTGGAGACTGAGGACTTCCAACATGACGAGGACTCGGAGAAGTACTTCTACCCCTGCCCATGTGGGAGTAACTTCTGCATCACCAAGG ATCAGTTTACATGTGGAGAGACAGTCCCAGCCCCTTCCACCAACGAAGAACTAGTTAAATGTTGA
- the LOC132525390 gene encoding diphthamide biosynthesis protein 3-like isoform X2, whose translation MMAMFHDEVETEDFQHDEDSEKYFYPCPCGSNFCITKEDLENGEDVVTCPSCSLIIKVTYDKNQFTCGETVPAPSTNEELVKC comes from the coding sequence ATGATGGCGATGTTTCACGACGAGGTGGAGACTGAGGACTTCCAACATGACGAGGACTCGGAGAAGTACTTCTACCCCTGCCCATGTGGGAGTAACTTCTGCATCACCAAGGAAGATCTGGAGAATGGGGAAGACGTGGTAACGTGCCCTAGCTGCTCTCTCATTATAAAAGTGACTTATGACAAAAATCAGTTTACATGTGGAGAGACAGTCCCAGCCCCTTCCACCAACGAAGAACTAGTTAAATGTTGA